A genome region from Novosphingobium sp. G106 includes the following:
- a CDS encoding SNF2-related protein, which translates to MNPHQVDAALFALKSPLSKGVLLADEVGLGKTIEAGLVMSQRWAEQRQRILLVVPASLRKQWSQELHEKFSLRSRILEAKTYNELVKAGHRRPFEMGGTVTIASYEFAARKADEIRAAKWDLVIFDEAHRLRNVWNKAGAKGAKALRAAVGDRFKILLTATPLQNSLMELFGLVSMIDEMHFGGENAFRSQFVGAAATPASQQLLRDRLVPICHRTLRRQVQEAGHINFRKRHARTFTFEPYDNETRLYEMLSEYLQDPDTIAYGGRTNALVVLQARKQLGSSTFATAQYLGTLLERLRREQAASVDMTDDLEDVLVDESEAMEDEEGEGAPPIDPVRLAAEIELVSAMRDLAVSIGINAKGEKLVQNLPSVLDEIESKGGRRKAVIFTESVRTQRYLAALLSEHGYAGQVALMNGSNADPESRAIYDEWKTRHAGTDRISGSRTADMKAAIVEAFKGEDKAILIATESGAEGINLQFCSLLINYDLPWNPQRVEQRIGRCHRYGQLVDVTVVNMLNLKNRAEARIHELLEKKLHLFEGVFGASDDVLGILSDGIDFEREVLRIVQTCRSAEEADREFDELTARIQDSIDADVEATRAKVLENMDADVVAKLHRREQDIANILPDFERRLLMVAHAELPDAQFPTPDAQMFDHAGQRWTTRWKDADAQDWQFLRVNDGLGAELVERARARDHAITNEAIVLDPDAYPYAGKLSGIPDLAGQSGWLRVVRATMPVAEAPREELIVVAETDAGEVIPSIIGDRLLMAPAVSEGAATLVVPDARLASLADEAFGEFSSRVKEENYRWLLEEEERLSRYARDMEIETQARIAALDEEIKELDKAKLSPHLAMDEKLKLMRAVRDKQAERDDLVFSQHEAKKVVRKQVGDKLDEMAALLSQEPTMAVQFTLRWTVRSGALAAYGAEAA; encoded by the coding sequence ATGAACCCACATCAGGTGGATGCGGCTTTGTTCGCCCTCAAGTCTCCCTTGTCCAAGGGCGTGTTACTTGCCGATGAGGTCGGCCTGGGCAAGACCATCGAGGCGGGGCTTGTCATGTCACAGCGCTGGGCCGAGCAGCGGCAGCGCATTCTGCTTGTCGTGCCTGCATCGTTGCGCAAGCAATGGAGCCAGGAACTTCACGAAAAATTCTCGCTGCGCAGCCGGATCCTCGAAGCGAAGACGTATAATGAACTGGTCAAGGCAGGTCATCGCCGTCCCTTCGAAATGGGCGGAACGGTGACGATCGCCTCCTACGAATTCGCCGCGCGCAAGGCTGACGAGATCAGGGCTGCGAAGTGGGACCTCGTGATCTTCGACGAAGCCCATCGTCTACGCAATGTCTGGAACAAGGCGGGAGCGAAGGGTGCCAAGGCACTCAGGGCGGCAGTGGGCGACAGGTTCAAGATCCTGCTGACCGCGACCCCGCTGCAGAACTCGTTGATGGAACTGTTTGGTCTCGTTTCGATGATCGACGAGATGCATTTCGGCGGCGAGAATGCCTTCCGCTCGCAATTCGTCGGCGCTGCAGCGACCCCGGCATCGCAGCAGCTTTTGCGCGATCGCCTGGTTCCGATCTGCCATCGAACCCTGCGCCGCCAGGTCCAGGAAGCCGGGCACATCAACTTCCGCAAGCGCCACGCGCGAACTTTCACCTTCGAGCCTTACGATAACGAGACCAGGCTCTACGAAATGCTGTCCGAATACCTGCAGGACCCGGACACCATCGCCTATGGCGGTCGCACAAATGCTCTCGTTGTATTGCAGGCCCGGAAGCAGCTTGGTTCCTCGACCTTTGCCACAGCACAGTATCTCGGCACTCTTCTCGAGCGCCTGCGCCGTGAGCAGGCCGCCTCGGTCGACATGACCGACGATCTCGAAGACGTTCTGGTCGATGAATCAGAAGCGATGGAGGATGAGGAAGGGGAGGGCGCTCCCCCAATCGATCCGGTCCGGCTTGCCGCCGAGATCGAGCTCGTGAGTGCGATGCGCGACCTCGCTGTTTCCATTGGCATCAACGCCAAGGGCGAAAAGCTTGTCCAAAACCTGCCCTCGGTGCTCGACGAGATTGAAAGTAAGGGCGGACGGCGGAAGGCCGTGATCTTTACAGAAAGCGTCCGGACCCAGCGTTATCTCGCTGCGCTATTGTCCGAACATGGCTATGCTGGGCAGGTCGCGCTGATGAATGGGTCGAACGCCGATCCCGAGAGCCGAGCCATCTATGATGAATGGAAAACCCGTCACGCGGGAACCGACCGCATTTCCGGATCGCGCACGGCCGACATGAAGGCGGCGATCGTCGAGGCCTTCAAGGGCGAGGACAAGGCCATCCTCATCGCCACCGAAAGTGGTGCTGAAGGCATCAACCTGCAATTCTGCTCTCTCCTGATCAACTACGACTTGCCGTGGAACCCGCAGAGGGTCGAGCAGCGGATCGGTCGTTGCCACCGCTATGGCCAGCTGGTCGATGTCACCGTGGTCAACATGCTGAACCTCAAGAACCGGGCCGAGGCGCGGATACACGAGCTTCTGGAAAAGAAGCTGCACCTGTTCGAAGGCGTTTTCGGTGCCTCCGATGACGTGCTGGGCATCCTTTCCGACGGGATCGACTTCGAGCGTGAGGTGCTACGCATCGTCCAAACCTGCCGCAGCGCCGAAGAGGCCGACCGCGAATTCGATGAGCTGACCGCACGCATCCAGGACAGTATCGACGCTGATGTCGAAGCTACTCGGGCCAAGGTGCTCGAAAACATGGATGCCGATGTCGTGGCTAAGCTGCATCGGCGCGAGCAGGACATTGCCAACATCCTGCCGGATTTCGAACGTCGCCTGCTGATGGTCGCGCACGCTGAGCTGCCCGATGCGCAGTTCCCAACGCCTGATGCTCAGATGTTCGATCATGCCGGCCAGCGCTGGACCACACGATGGAAGGACGCCGACGCGCAGGACTGGCAGTTCCTGCGAGTCAATGACGGGCTGGGAGCAGAACTGGTCGAGCGGGCCCGCGCGCGCGATCATGCCATCACGAACGAAGCGATCGTGCTCGATCCCGACGCCTACCCCTACGCGGGCAAGCTCAGCGGCATCCCAGACCTTGCCGGGCAATCTGGGTGGCTGCGGGTGGTCCGCGCAACGATGCCGGTGGCCGAGGCCCCGCGTGAGGAGCTGATCGTCGTGGCCGAGACCGATGCCGGGGAGGTCATCCCCTCGATTATCGGGGATAGGTTGCTAATGGCTCCCGCGGTGTCTGAAGGTGCGGCCACGCTGGTCGTTCCCGATGCCCGCCTTGCCTCGCTGGCCGACGAGGCTTTCGGCGAATTCTCCAGCCGCGTGAAGGAGGAGAACTATCGGTGGCTGCTCGAGGAGGAAGAGCGACTGTCTCGCTACGCCCGCGACATGGAGATCGAGACCCAGGCACGGATCGCCGCGTTGGACGAGGAAATCAAGGAACTCGACAAGGCCAAGCTGTCGCCGCACCTGGCAATGGACGAGAAACTCAAGCTGATGCGCGCGGTGCGCGACAAACAGGCCGAGCGCGACGATCTGGTCTTCAGCCAGCACGAGGCCAAGAAGGTCGTGCGCAAGCAGGTTGGCGATAAGCTGGACGAGATGGCCGCCTTGCTTAGCCAGGAGCCGACCATGGCGGTGCAGTTTACTCTGCGCTGGACCGTACGCTCCGGTGCGCTTGCCGCCTATGGGGCAGAGGCGGCTTGA
- a CDS encoding GcrA family cell cycle regulator: MRDALAKTGSHPRWREQAEAKLGRIERGIAEIDNRLESQGPARSGEEVQSTLDLPTLETSECNGGRSAPSSELELERTMLAAKLEDLVERGRKLLPGSPKTQRNQDERVELERRIARLDRGIAKGGLFAAEGRNWTAIETDILRKLWLEGCSASEIAQRIGHVSRNAVISKAKRLELPIRAQSDLPPRQTSEDELTG; encoded by the coding sequence TTGCGTGATGCACTCGCGAAGACTGGTTCGCATCCGCGTTGGCGCGAGCAGGCTGAGGCGAAACTTGGCCGGATCGAGCGTGGCATCGCCGAAATCGACAATCGCCTTGAAAGCCAAGGGCCCGCTCGCAGTGGCGAGGAGGTCCAATCGACCTTGGATCTTCCCACGCTAGAGACATCGGAATGCAATGGGGGGCGCTCGGCACCGTCGTCCGAACTGGAACTCGAACGAACAATGCTTGCGGCGAAGCTCGAGGACCTGGTCGAACGGGGACGCAAGTTGTTGCCCGGTTCACCTAAGACCCAGCGCAACCAAGATGAGCGTGTCGAGCTGGAACGCCGGATCGCCCGGCTCGATCGTGGCATTGCCAAGGGCGGGCTTTTTGCCGCCGAGGGGCGCAACTGGACCGCGATCGAGACCGACATCTTGCGCAAACTCTGGCTCGAGGGCTGTTCCGCGAGTGAGATCGCTCAGCGGATTGGTCATGTCAGCCGAAATGCCGTGATCAGCAAGGCTAAGCGCCTGGAGCTACCGATCCGGGCACAATCAGACCTGCCGCCACGACAAACAAGCGAAGACGAATTAACAGGCTGA
- a CDS encoding site-specific DNA-methyltransferase has protein sequence MTKKTRLELTWPGKENRPALEPRILIEHPEMSYHAAERRKGDRFDNLLIKGDNLLALKALEADYAGRVKCVFIDPPYNTGSAFTHYDDGLEHSLWLSLMRDRLECIHRLLADDGSLWVTLDDNEAHYFKVMADEVFGRKNFIIDVCWQKRDGPPNDRKIGSISDHILVWSKSSDLLGKKTKAEESFNLMARTEKADAQYQVFAEPDGPDERGPFRKIDTTANGKGGRFVQSLYYGIVNPYTGEEVWPRDGTCWRHKKEEMERLQSESRLFWGAKGTARTPMRKLFKTEAKQGMSAPSIWADVGLNQHASSEMEGLFGQKAAFETPKPEFLLNRIIHIATNPDDLVLDSFAGSGTTGAVAHKMGRRWIMIEIGEHAETHIVPRLKKVIDGKDQGGVSKAVDWKGGGGFRYLTLAPSLLAKDAWGNWVIDKVYNPEMLAEAMCKHLGFDYAPSQEEGEWWRHGQSSESDFLYVTTQSLTHEALKLLSEAVGSDRTLLVCARAFAGQVDQFPNLMAKKIPSTILSSCEWGKDDYSLSVVNLPQAQEATPDFGPLFANEEAADA, from the coding sequence ATGACCAAAAAGACCCGCCTCGAACTCACCTGGCCCGGCAAGGAAAACCGCCCGGCTCTGGAGCCGCGCATCCTGATCGAGCATCCAGAAATGTCGTATCACGCGGCCGAGCGTCGCAAGGGCGACCGCTTCGACAATCTGCTGATCAAGGGGGACAACCTGCTGGCGCTGAAGGCGCTGGAGGCGGACTACGCAGGGCGAGTGAAGTGCGTGTTCATCGATCCGCCCTACAACACCGGCTCGGCGTTCACCCATTACGACGACGGGCTGGAGCATTCGCTGTGGTTGTCGCTGATGCGCGACCGACTCGAATGCATCCACCGGCTGCTGGCCGACGACGGTTCGCTGTGGGTAACGCTCGACGACAACGAGGCGCATTATTTCAAGGTGATGGCCGATGAAGTGTTTGGGCGGAAAAACTTCATAATTGATGTTTGTTGGCAGAAGCGAGATGGTCCTCCCAATGACAGGAAGATCGGATCAATTAGTGATCATATTTTAGTTTGGAGCAAGTCATCGGATTTATTGGGCAAGAAGACCAAGGCTGAAGAGTCTTTCAATTTGATGGCAAGGACGGAAAAGGCGGATGCCCAGTATCAGGTCTTTGCTGAGCCCGATGGTCCAGACGAGCGCGGGCCGTTCCGCAAGATCGATACCACCGCCAATGGAAAAGGCGGTAGGTTTGTTCAGAGCCTATATTATGGCATAGTAAATCCCTATACGGGTGAAGAAGTTTGGCCTCGCGATGGAACGTGTTGGCGCCACAAAAAAGAAGAGATGGAGCGCTTGCAAAGTGAGAGTCGCTTATTTTGGGGAGCAAAAGGCACGGCACGAACGCCGATGCGGAAGCTTTTTAAGACAGAGGCAAAGCAAGGTATGTCGGCTCCATCGATTTGGGCTGATGTGGGCCTAAATCAGCACGCTTCGTCAGAGATGGAAGGGCTGTTTGGGCAAAAAGCTGCGTTTGAGACGCCTAAGCCTGAGTTCTTGCTGAATCGCATCATTCACATCGCCACCAATCCTGACGACCTCGTGCTCGATTCTTTCGCCGGTTCTGGCACCACCGGTGCGGTCGCGCACAAGATGGGCCGTCGCTGGATCATGATTGAGATCGGGGAACATGCCGAGACCCATATTGTGCCACGCCTGAAGAAGGTGATCGACGGAAAGGACCAGGGTGGCGTTTCTAAGGCGGTTGACTGGAAGGGAGGAGGAGGGTTCCGTTACTTAACCCTCGCGCCTTCGTTACTGGCGAAAGATGCCTGGGGCAACTGGGTGATCGATAAGGTCTACAACCCCGAGATGCTGGCTGAGGCCATGTGCAAGCATCTGGGCTTTGACTACGCACCGAGCCAAGAAGAAGGGGAATGGTGGCGCCACGGGCAGTCGAGCGAAAGCGATTTTCTCTACGTAACCACACAAAGCCTGACGCATGAGGCGCTCAAGCTGCTGTCCGAAGCCGTGGGGTCGGATCGGACCCTGCTGGTCTGCGCTCGCGCTTTTGCCGGGCAGGTTGACCAGTTCCCCAACCTGATGGCGAAGAAGATCCCTTCCACCATCCTCTCATCGTGTGAATGGGGCAAAGACGATTATTCGCTGAGTGTCGTCAATTTACCGCAGGCCCAGGAGGCCACGCCCGATTTTGGCCCGTTGTTCGCGAACGAGGAGGCAGCCGATGCATAG
- a CDS encoding DEAD/DEAH box helicase family protein: protein MHSPAPTMLTANQRLQRNVTQRLSLRRPQEEALAVLADVADRIDWRGEVDPVALLADVRGSYPSVEGFERDFPSLCFALATGVGKTRLMGAFIAYLHLTGRSNNFFVLAPNTTIYDKLIADFRMQSSPKYVFKGIGEFAQNPPTIVTGENWENARGGLGLADVVINIFNVDKINKEKGRIRSFRETLGESYFDHLASQPDLVMLMDEAHRYRAKAAANAVYELKPRLGLELTATPKTVGASPKDFRNVIYRYGLGEAMADGFVKEPAVATRANFKRSDYDDDQLETIMLEDGVTYHEQVRVELELYSRQTGAPLVHPFMLVVAKDTAHAAALRTQIEGEGFFGGAYRGKVAEVHSNQTGEESNEAMARLVGLEHDAQTDIVIHVNKLKEGWDVTNLYTIVPLRASASDILTEQTLGRGLRLPYGKRTGNEMVDTLTVIAHDRFDAVIEEAKKPGSIVAMKALTIGEGADITPGRREVVTVPSETELRYTLQPLPNGGKVEDGGRAIYAPPTPEQAAIASTALELIRDKFERSLPGGLADLRKPEVQAEIAADVTRATAAAQGTLEGILPQADVSALVAEIAVSLADSAIEIPEIVVLPSREVNFWFEPFDLTGLDAIRFRPSGDTILVRNLRTDAQREMARGKEGAREARMENYVIRHLIGLPEIDYDSQADELYKLSGQVIAHLRSYLDSDEAVEAVALEHGRKLADFIFEQMRRHYRETPVDYRARRVRSFKVLRPQQFGYDPTRVLPLDQQAQPLSATPGFVFTGSRKSPYRFHKFDSDPERRFAALIDSDRFPGVIRWLRPAPGQFDIEYHGGRRYEPDFVVECETAKLIVEIKAESELSDAVVQEKARAARTWVEHANAFAGEGDGKPWSYVLLGDGAVSQSLTLPALLPV from the coding sequence ATGCATAGCCCGGCTCCTACCATGCTCACGGCAAACCAGCGCTTGCAGCGCAACGTCACACAGCGGCTATCATTGCGCCGGCCGCAGGAAGAAGCGCTGGCTGTGCTGGCGGACGTCGCAGACCGCATCGACTGGCGCGGCGAGGTCGATCCGGTCGCGCTTCTGGCGGACGTTCGCGGTAGCTATCCCTCGGTAGAAGGCTTCGAGCGCGACTTCCCCTCGCTCTGTTTCGCGCTCGCCACCGGGGTTGGCAAGACCCGCCTGATGGGGGCGTTCATCGCCTATCTCCACCTCACGGGCCGCTCGAATAATTTTTTCGTGCTAGCTCCCAACACGACGATCTACGACAAGCTAATCGCCGATTTTCGGATGCAGTCGTCGCCGAAGTATGTGTTCAAGGGCATCGGCGAATTCGCCCAGAACCCGCCCACCATCGTCACCGGCGAAAACTGGGAAAACGCTCGCGGCGGGCTAGGATTGGCCGACGTAGTGATCAACATCTTCAACGTCGACAAGATCAACAAGGAAAAGGGCCGCATCCGCTCGTTCCGCGAGACCCTGGGGGAAAGCTACTTCGATCATCTCGCCAGCCAACCCGATCTCGTCATGCTGATGGACGAGGCGCACCGCTATCGCGCCAAGGCAGCAGCGAATGCGGTCTATGAGCTGAAGCCCCGGCTGGGATTGGAGTTGACCGCGACCCCCAAGACCGTGGGCGCCTCTCCCAAGGACTTCCGCAATGTGATCTACCGCTATGGCTTGGGCGAGGCGATGGCGGATGGATTCGTCAAGGAACCGGCCGTGGCGACGCGCGCCAACTTCAAGCGCAGCGATTATGACGATGATCAGCTCGAGACGATCATGCTGGAAGACGGCGTGACCTATCACGAGCAGGTTCGCGTGGAGCTGGAGCTCTACAGCCGCCAGACCGGCGCGCCGCTTGTCCACCCGTTTATGCTCGTGGTTGCGAAGGATACTGCCCATGCTGCCGCGCTGCGCACCCAGATCGAGGGTGAGGGCTTCTTCGGCGGTGCCTATCGCGGCAAGGTGGCAGAGGTCCACTCCAACCAGACCGGAGAGGAATCGAACGAGGCCATGGCTCGGCTAGTCGGCCTGGAGCACGACGCGCAGACCGACATCGTCATTCACGTCAACAAGCTGAAAGAAGGCTGGGACGTCACCAACCTCTATACCATCGTTCCGCTGCGAGCCTCTGCCTCGGACATCCTGACCGAGCAGACACTGGGGCGCGGTCTGCGTCTGCCCTATGGCAAGCGGACCGGTAACGAGATGGTCGATACGCTGACGGTGATTGCCCACGACCGCTTCGATGCGGTGATCGAAGAGGCGAAGAAGCCCGGCTCCATCGTCGCCATGAAAGCGCTGACGATCGGGGAAGGCGCCGACATCACGCCCGGCCGCCGTGAGGTGGTGACTGTGCCGAGCGAAACCGAGCTGCGCTACACTCTCCAGCCCTTGCCGAATGGCGGCAAAGTCGAGGATGGCGGGCGCGCCATCTATGCTCCGCCGACGCCTGAGCAGGCCGCCATCGCCAGCACGGCTCTTGAACTGATACGCGACAAGTTCGAACGCAGCCTGCCTGGCGGCCTTGCCGATTTGCGCAAGCCCGAGGTTCAGGCCGAGATCGCCGCTGACGTCACCCGCGCGACGGCGGCAGCGCAGGGAACGCTAGAGGGCATTCTGCCCCAAGCAGACGTCTCGGCGCTCGTCGCGGAGATCGCGGTCTCACTGGCCGATAGTGCGATCGAAATCCCGGAAATCGTCGTGCTGCCGAGCCGCGAGGTCAATTTCTGGTTCGAGCCATTTGACCTGACCGGGCTCGACGCCATTCGTTTCCGCCCGAGCGGCGACACGATCCTCGTCCGCAATCTACGCACCGATGCGCAGCGCGAAATGGCACGCGGTAAAGAAGGTGCGCGCGAAGCCCGTATGGAGAATTATGTCATCCGCCACCTGATCGGCCTGCCGGAGATTGACTACGACAGCCAGGCAGATGAACTCTACAAACTCTCCGGACAGGTCATCGCACATTTGCGCTCCTACCTGGATAGCGACGAGGCGGTGGAGGCTGTGGCGCTGGAGCATGGGCGCAAGCTGGCCGACTTCATCTTCGAACAGATGCGCCGCCACTATCGCGAAACGCCTGTCGATTACCGCGCCCGCCGGGTACGTTCCTTCAAGGTGCTGCGACCGCAGCAGTTTGGCTACGATCCAACGCGGGTCCTGCCGCTCGACCAGCAGGCGCAGCCGCTCTCGGCGACACCGGGGTTTGTCTTCACAGGATCGCGCAAATCACCCTACCGCTTCCACAAGTTCGACAGCGATCCTGAACGACGCTTCGCCGCCCTGATCGATAGCGACCGGTTCCCCGGCGTGATCAGGTGGCTGCGCCCGGCACCCGGCCAGTTCGACATCGAGTATCACGGCGGCCGCCGCTATGAGCCAGATTTTGTGGTCGAGTGCGAAACCGCCAAGCTGATCGTCGAGATCAAGGCGGAAAGCGAACTGAGCGATGCGGTCGTTCAGGAAAAGGCTCGTGCCGCCCGTACATGGGTCGAACACGCCAATGCTTTCGCGGGGGAGGGCGACGGCAAGCCTTGGAGCTACGTGCTGCTCGGCGATGGCGCCGTGTCGCAAAGCCTGACGCTGCCGGCACTGTTGCCGGTGTAA
- a CDS encoding PD-(D/E)XK nuclease family protein — MAVFEDCYARIGTAPLAGTLPLNAALLSSLYALPHHDEPDLEAVLRASVRTWPWSASLQVAPRETTMAVGAMLRSVMLATPDLDPQAIDTGALTGAGRARLHLDALLELWRSHPEVLPSDLSILRDFLSCGANDALQHITLVGEPEGLWLSALERKVLARLAEHHTCATLDDPDYLRLVGERRAPAADAGRLAGHIQRHLLGTSAKTCSHDDSFAVLSVRDSLTECEAALAIIQRWLNADPSLDAGDIGLFLPDGSAHAAQLGALARRSGVVLSTLPAASGGRNVGAETIHLFLLCCRQPAPVMARASLFASPILPWGEAEGLGARMARAIILGRRPDAGIVLNQTGRELLDLFDQREPATNKALCGRLFALQKLLAFKAGEDNPDLFEAKGHLATLIKRLKAVDEDVAPDWDGLIMQAAEHRVECLARGPRYPDAVSVLHARELPRRRFRKVLVLGFNEGIYPPPAPRNPIFLDSEIDAIEAATGLALPSRRLLHNRALERLRRQLCSVEEELVVLCSERDGMGKPLFPASSLALMTRLVDGLKALEDLVDPLAQPGGTAWDRLIDWRDPPEYKQEMRVAVPAHFALDRDLLQLRRGTEGFPLPQSPSRLEKLLVSPLAWALEELDAAHVSWQPETMDVLMRGTLAHGVFERLFEPGVPVPDDATIRAAVPGSLEAAIAQDAPFLAAPEWCMEREALESDILKSSLAWAQTLRDWAGEIVSNEFWLEGEVLGHPIHGKADTLLRLGDGQLVIVDHKKSSSGGRRKRLEKQSDLQVELYRRMQLKPARDDNEEPNPARPLLAAAAGKTGVAYHTMNDGAVLVNGLAGQAGGNVELFAEDISTRAMAQLSLRFQALRAGQIETNSRADEKHFAKTLGLGTYAFDESPLIRAFMRDDVIPSAFVEEATDD, encoded by the coding sequence GTGGCGGTGTTTGAAGATTGTTATGCGAGAATTGGCACAGCTCCGCTTGCCGGCACGCTGCCGCTGAACGCAGCGCTGCTTTCCAGTCTCTATGCGCTTCCTCACCATGATGAGCCCGATCTGGAAGCGGTGTTACGCGCTAGCGTGAGGACCTGGCCTTGGAGCGCTAGCTTGCAAGTAGCCCCGCGCGAGACGACGATGGCTGTGGGGGCAATGCTTCGCAGTGTGATGCTAGCAACGCCTGATCTCGATCCGCAGGCCATCGACACTGGTGCTCTGACGGGGGCTGGGCGGGCGCGGCTGCATCTCGACGCGTTGCTTGAGCTGTGGCGCAGTCATCCCGAGGTTTTGCCCTCCGACCTTAGCATTCTACGCGATTTCCTAAGCTGCGGTGCGAACGATGCATTGCAGCATATCACGCTAGTGGGGGAGCCCGAGGGGCTTTGGCTTTCGGCGCTTGAGCGCAAGGTCCTGGCACGCCTTGCCGAGCATCATACCTGTGCAACCCTCGACGATCCCGATTACCTGCGTCTCGTCGGCGAACGGCGCGCGCCCGCGGCGGATGCGGGCAGGTTGGCCGGGCACATCCAGCGCCACCTGCTGGGCACATCCGCTAAGACTTGCAGTCACGATGACAGCTTCGCTGTCCTGTCGGTGCGCGACAGCCTCACCGAATGTGAGGCCGCGCTGGCGATCATTCAGCGCTGGCTAAATGCTGACCCATCGCTCGATGCGGGCGACATCGGTCTGTTCCTGCCCGATGGCAGCGCCCATGCAGCCCAGCTCGGGGCGCTCGCACGTCGCAGTGGGGTGGTGCTGTCGACCCTTCCCGCCGCATCGGGTGGGCGTAACGTGGGTGCGGAGACGATTCACTTATTCCTTCTGTGTTGCCGGCAGCCTGCACCGGTGATGGCACGCGCTTCGCTCTTCGCCTCGCCGATCCTGCCCTGGGGTGAAGCCGAAGGGCTTGGCGCGCGAATGGCCCGCGCGATTATTCTGGGGCGCCGTCCCGATGCGGGGATCGTGCTTAATCAGACGGGCAGGGAACTGCTCGACCTGTTCGATCAGCGTGAGCCCGCTACTAACAAGGCGCTGTGCGGGCGGCTGTTTGCCCTGCAAAAGCTGCTCGCGTTCAAGGCCGGCGAAGACAATCCGGATCTGTTCGAGGCCAAGGGACATCTTGCCACCCTCATCAAGCGCCTGAAGGCTGTGGACGAAGATGTTGCGCCAGACTGGGACGGCCTAATTATGCAGGCTGCCGAACACCGCGTCGAATGCCTTGCGCGCGGCCCCCGTTATCCGGATGCCGTCAGTGTGCTCCATGCGCGCGAGTTGCCCCGGCGGCGGTTCCGCAAAGTTCTCGTGCTTGGCTTCAACGAGGGGATCTATCCCCCACCCGCTCCGCGCAATCCGATCTTCCTCGACAGTGAGATCGACGCGATCGAGGCGGCTACCGGTCTTGCCTTGCCTTCGCGTCGGTTGTTGCACAACCGCGCGCTCGAGCGCTTGCGCCGCCAGCTGTGCAGCGTGGAGGAGGAACTCGTGGTCCTCTGCAGCGAGCGCGATGGCATGGGCAAGCCGCTGTTCCCCGCTTCCTCGCTCGCGCTAATGACAAGGCTGGTCGACGGCCTCAAGGCACTTGAGGATCTGGTCGATCCCCTCGCGCAGCCGGGGGGAACCGCCTGGGACCGGCTCATCGATTGGCGCGACCCGCCAGAGTACAAGCAGGAGATGCGCGTCGCCGTCCCCGCCCACTTTGCGCTGGACCGTGATCTCCTCCAGCTGCGCCGCGGGACCGAGGGCTTCCCCTTGCCGCAAAGCCCGAGTCGGCTTGAGAAGCTGTTGGTTAGCCCGCTCGCTTGGGCGCTTGAAGAACTCGATGCCGCTCATGTGAGCTGGCAGCCTGAAACGATGGACGTGTTGATGCGCGGAACGCTTGCGCATGGCGTGTTCGAGCGCCTGTTCGAGCCGGGTGTGCCGGTGCCGGACGATGCTACGATCCGTGCGGCCGTGCCAGGATCGCTGGAAGCAGCAATCGCGCAGGACGCGCCATTCCTTGCCGCACCCGAATGGTGCATGGAGCGGGAGGCGCTGGAAAGCGACATCCTCAAATCTTCGCTCGCCTGGGCACAGACCCTGCGCGATTGGGCCGGCGAGATCGTCTCGAATGAGTTCTGGCTCGAAGGCGAGGTGTTGGGTCATCCCATTCACGGCAAGGCTGATACCCTGCTTCGCCTCGGAGATGGGCAGTTGGTGATCGTGGACCATAAGAAGAGTTCGTCGGGTGGGCGGCGCAAGCGACTAGAGAAACAGTCCGACCTGCAGGTAGAGCTCTATCGCCGGATGCAGCTGAAGCCTGCTCGTGACGACAATGAAGAACCAAACCCTGCACGTCCGCTACTGGCCGCAGCGGCCGGCAAGACCGGCGTTGCCTACCACACGATGAACGACGGCGCCGTGCTGGTGAACGGCCTCGCAGGGCAGGCGGGCGGCAATGTCGAACTGTTTGCCGAGGACATCTCTACGCGTGCGATGGCGCAGCTGTCACTGCGTTTCCAAGCCCTGCGCGCAGGGCAGATCGAGACCAACTCCCGCGCCGACGAAAAGCATTTCGCCAAGACTCTCGGCCTTGGAACCTACGCCTTCGACGAAAGCCCGCTAATTCGCGCCTTCATGCGCGACGACGTGATCCCTTCCGCCTTTGTCGAGGAGGCCACCGATGACTGA